A stretch of the Vigna radiata var. radiata cultivar VC1973A chromosome 9, Vradiata_ver6, whole genome shotgun sequence genome encodes the following:
- the LOC106774070 gene encoding beta-galactosidase 1 yields MSFNKLIVWNVPLLLVVVFAWSLIGHASASVSYDHKAITINGQRRILLSGSIHYPRSTPEMWPDLIQKAKEGGLDVIQTYVFWNGHEPSPGKYYFGGNYDLVRFIKLVQQAGLYVNLRIGPYVCAEWNFGGFPVWLKYIPGISFRTDNGPFKFQMERFTRKIVDMMKAERLFESQGGPIILSQIENEYGPMEYEVGAPGRAYTQWAAHMAVGLGTGVPWIMCKQDDAPDPVINTCNGFYCDYFSPNKAYKPKMWTEAWTGWFTEFGGAVPQRPAEDLAFSIARFIQKGGSYVNYYMYHGGTNFGRTAGGPFIATSYDYDAPLDEYGLARQPKWGHLKDLHRAIKLCEPALISGDPTVQRLGNYEEAHVFRSRSGACAAFLANYNPQSYATVAFGNQHYNLPPWSISILPNCKHTVYNTARVGSQSTTMKMSRVPIHGGLSWKAFNEETTTTDDSSFTVTGLLEQINATRDLSDYLWYSTDVVINPNEEFLRNGKYPYLTVLSAGHALHVFINNQLAGTAYGSLEAPKLTFSESVRLRAGVNKISLLSVAVGLPNVGPHFERWNAGVLGPITLSGLNEGRRDLTWQKWSYKVGLKGEALNLHSLSGSSSVEWLQGYLVSRRQPLTWYKTTFDAPVGVAPLALDMASMGKGQVWINGQNLGRYWPAYKASGSCGYCNYAGTYNEKKCGSKCGEPSQRWYHVPHSWLKPTGNLLVVFEELGGDPNGIFLVRRDIDSVCADIYEWQPNLVSYEMQASGKVKSPVRPKAHLSCGPGQKISSIKFASFGTPVGSCGSYREGSCHAHKSYDAFQKNCVGQSWCTVTVSPEIFGGDPCPSVMKKLSVEAICT; encoded by the exons ATGAGCTTCAACAAGCTCATTGTGTGGAATGTGCCTCTGCTCTTGGTGGTGGTGTTTGCATGGTCACTGATCGGTCATGCTTCGGCTTCTGTGTCCTATGACCATAAAGCTATCACCATCAATGGCCAAAGAAGGATACTGCTTTCTGGTTCCATTCACTACCCCAGAAGCACACCTGAG ATGTGGCCAGATCTTATTCAGAAGGCAAAGGAAGGAGGTTTGGATGTGATTCAAACTTATGTTTTCTGGAATGGCCATGAGCCTTCGCCCGGCAAA TATTACTTTGGGGGAAACTATGATCTGGTGAGGTTCATAAAGCTGGTGCAGCAAGCAGGCCTCTACGTTAACCTCAGAAttggtccttatgtttgtgCTGAATGGAACTTCGG AGGTTTCCCTGTTTGGCTCAAGTACATTCCAGGTATCAGCTTCAGGACAGACAATGGACCGTTTAAG TTTCAAATGGAAAGATTTACCAGGAAGATTGTGGATATGATGAAAGCAGAAAGGTTATTCGAGTCTCAGGGTGGTCCAATAATTCTATCTCAG ATCGAAAATGAATATGGACCTATGGAGTATGAAGTTGGTGCTCCCGGTAGAGCCTACACACAATGGGCAGCTCATATGGCTGTAGGCCTTGGCACTGGGGTTCCATGGATCATGTGCAAGCAAGATGATGCTCCTGATCCTGTT attAACACTTGCAATGGCTTCTATTGTGATTATTTCTCTCCAAATAAGGCTTACAAACCAAAGATGTGGACAGAGGCTTGGACTGGCTG GTTTACTGAGTTTGGTGGTGCAGTTCCTCAAAGACCTGCTGAAGACTTGGCATTTTCAATTGCAAGGTTTATACAGAAAGGGGGATCATATGTCAACTATTATATG TATCACGGGGGAACAAATTTTGGTCGAACTGCTGGTGGTCCCTTCATTGCTACGAGCTATGATTATGATGCACCTCTTGATGAATATG GATTGGCGAGACAGCCAAAGTGGGGTCATCTGAAAGATTTACATAGAGCAATAAAACTGTGTGAACCTGCTTTAATATCAGGAGATCCTACTGTACAACGGCTTGGGAATTATGAAGAG GCTCATGTCTTTAGATCAAGGTCTGGAGCTTGTGCTGCATTCCTTGCAAACTACAATCCACAATCTTATGCAACGGTGGCATTTGGAAATCAACATTACAATCTGCCTCCTTGGTCTATAAGCATTCTTCCTAACTGCAAGCACACTGTTTATAACACTGCAAGG GTTGGTTCTCAGAGCACAACAATGAAGATGAGTCGTGTTCCTATTCATGGAGGACTGTCTTGGAAAGCGTTTAATGAAGAGACAACCACTACTGATGATAGTTCCTTCACTGTGACTGGCCTGTTGGAGCAGATAAATGCAACCAGAGATTTGTCTGACTACCTGTGGTACTCCACGGA TGTTGTGATCAATCCAAATGAAGAATTTTTGAGGAATGGAAAGTATCCCTATCTTACAGTTTTATCTGCTGGGCATGCTTTGCATGTTTTTATCAACAATCAGTTGGCAG GAACTGCATATGGAAGCTTGGAGGCCCCCAAACTAACCTTCAGTGAAAGTGTGAGGCTCAGAGCTGGTGTTAACAAAATCTCCCTTTTAAGTGTTGCAGTTGGGCTTCCG AATGTTGGTCCACATTTTGAAAGATGGAATGCTGGTGTTCTTGGCCCAATAACATTAAGTGGTCTCAATGAAGGGAGAAGAGACTTAACTTGGCAAAAGTGGTCATACAAG GTTGGTCTTAAAGGTGAAGCCTTGAATCTACATTCTCTTAGTGGAAGCTCCTCTGTTGAGTGGCTTCAGGGGTATTTAGTTTCTAGAAGACAGCCGTTGACATGGTACAAA ACTACTTTTGATGCCCCAGTTGGAGTTGCACCATTGGCTTTAGACATGGCCAGCATGGGCAAAGGTCAAGTGTGGATAAATGGACAGAATCTGGGCCGCTACTGGCCTGCTTACAAAGCATCCGGTTCTTGTGGTTACTGTAACTATGCAGGGACTTACAATGAGAAAAAATGTGGAAGTAAATGTGGCGAGCCTTCTCAAAGATG GTACCATGTTCCTCATTCTTGGCTGAAGCCAACCGGAAATTTATTGGTTGTGTTTGAGGAATTGGGTGGGGATCCGAATGGGATCTTTTTGGTTAGAAGAGATATTGACAGTGTATGCGCTGATATCTATGAGTGGCAGCCAAATCTTGTTAGTTATGAGATGCAAGCTTCTGGCAAAGTCAAAAGTCCTGTGAGGCCAAAAGCACATTTGTCATGTGGTCCTGGACAAAAAATCTCATCAATCAAGTTTGCTAGCTTTGGCACTCCAGTAGGATCTTGTGGAAGCTACCGTGAAGGAAGTTGTCATgctcacaagtcatatgatgcTTTTCAGAAG AATTGTGTTGGGCAAAGCTGGTGCACAGTGACAGTGTCTCCTGAAATTTTTGGAGGAGATCCATGTCCAAGTGTGATGAAGAAGCTCTCAGTGGAAGCCATTTGCACCTGA
- the LOC106774179 gene encoding transmembrane 9 superfamily member 7 has product MKKKMKASTAISVVFAALFLFSSVNSFYLPGVAPRDFQIGDPLSVKVNKLSSTKTQLPYDYYFLNYCKPSKIVNNAENLGEVLRGDRIENSVYTFEMRKEQSCTVVCHHKLDAESAKSFKEKIDDEYRVNMILDNLPVAVRRQRRDGSPSTTYEHGFRVGFKGNYQGSKEEKYFINNHLSFRVMYHKDPETGSARIVGFEVTPNSINHEYKEWNDKDPQVTTCNKDTKNLMQGSTVPQEVDTGKDVVFTYDVSFKESDIKWASRWDTYLLMNDDQIHWFSIINSLMIVLFLSGMVAMIMMRTLYRDIANYNQLETQDEAQEETGWKLVHGDVFRPPINSNLLCVYVGTGVQIFAMTVVTMVFALLGFLSPSNRGGLMTAMVLLWVFMGLFAGYSSSRLYKMFKGTEWKRNTLKTAFMFPGILFAVFFVLNALIWGEQSSGAVPFGTMFALVCLWFGISVPLVFVGSYLGFKKPTIEDPVKTNKIPRQVPEQAWYMKPVFSILIGGILPFGAVFIELFFILTSIWLNQFYYIFGFLFIVFVILLITCAEITIVLCYFQLCSEDYNWWWRSYLTAGSSALYLFLYSIFYFFTKLEISKLVSGILYFGYMIIVSYAFFVLTGTIGFYACFWFVRKIYSSVKID; this is encoded by the exons atgaagaagaagatgaaggcaAGCACCGCCATATCCGTCGTCTTCGCCGcgctcttcctcttctcttccgTCAACTCCTTCTACCTTCCCGGCGTTGCTCCTCGCGATTTCCAAATT GGTGACCCCCTTTCTGTCAAAGTGAACAAACTATCATCTACAAAGACTCAACTTCCATATGACTACTACTTCTTGAACTATTGCAAACCCTCCAAGATAGTGAACAACGCAGAGAATTTGGGAGAGGTGCTTAGAGGTGATCGCATTGAGAATTCAGTGTATACG TTTGAAATGAGGAAGGAACAGTCTTGCACTGTTGTCTGCCATCATAAGTTAGATGCTGAATCTGCAAAGAGTTTTAAAGAAAAGATTGATGATGAATATCGAGTGAACAT GATTTTGGATAACCTTCCCGTTGCTGTTCGTAGACAAAGGAGGGATGGAAGTCCCTCAACAACATATGAACATGGATTTCGTGTTGGGTTCAAAGGAAACTATCAAGGG AGCAAGGAGGAGAAGTATTTTATCAATAACCACTTGAGTTTTAGAGTCATGTATCACAAGGATCCAGAAACTGGTTCTGCTCGTATTGTTGGATTTGAGGTCACCCCAAACAG TATAAATCATGAATACAAGGAGTGGAATGACAAGGACCCACAGGTAACAACATGCAATAAAGATACCAAGAATTTGATGCAAGGTAGTACAGTCCCACAAGAAGTTGATACAGGCAAGGATGTCGTATTCACATATGATGTTTCCTTTAAG GAAAGTGATATCAAATGGGCATCACGGTGGGACACATATCTTTTAATGAATGATGATCAGATCCACTGGTTCTCCATCATTAACTCTCTGATGATTGTTCTTTTCTTGTCTGGAATGGTAGCAATGATCATGATGAGAACTCTTTACAGAGATATTGCTAACTATAATCAGCTAGAAACCCAAGATGAGGCCCAAGAAGAAACTGGGTGGAAACTTGTTCATGGAGATGTTTTCAGGCCACCAATCAATTCGAATTTGCTGTGTGTTTATGTTGGTACTGGTGTTCAGATCTTTGCAATGACAGTTGTGACAATGGTATTTGCTTTGCTAGGGTTTTTGTCTCCATCTAATCGGGGAGGTCTCATGACTGCGATGGTTCTGTTGTGGGTTTTTATGGGCTTATTTGCTGGGTACTCCTCATCACGTTTGTACAAGATGTTCAAGGGCACAGAATGGAAAAGGAATACCTTGAAAACTGCTTTTATGTTTCCGGGCATTCTTTTTGCTGTCTTCTTTGTACTTAATGCTTTAATCTGGGGGGAGCAGTCCTCTGGAGCAGTCCCTTTCGGAACCATGTTTGCCCTAGTCTGCTTATGGTTTGGTATATCAGTACCCTTGGTCTTTGTGGGCAGTTACCTGGGATTTAAAAAGCCAACTATTGAAGACCCAGTGAAGACTAATAAAATTCCTAGGCAGGTACCTGAGCAGGCATGGTATATGAAACCTGTCTTCTCAATTCTTATTGGAGGCATTCTTCCATTTGGTGCAGTGTTTATCGAACTCTTCTTTATCCTCACATCAATATGGCTGAACCAGTTCTATTACATCTTTGGCTTCCTTTTCATAGTGTTTGTGATTCTATTAATCACGTGTGCCGAGATTACCATTGTGCTTTGCTACTTCCAATTGTGCAGTGAGGATTATAATTGGTGGTGGAGATCGTACCTCACTGCTGGGTCCTCTGCCTTGTACCTTTTCCTCTACTCAATTTTCTACTTCTTTACAAAGTTAGAGATTTCAAAGCTGGTCTCGGGCATCCTCTACTTTGGATACATGATAATTGTTTCATACGCCTTCTTTGTGTTGACGGGAACTATTGGGTTCTATGCTTGCTTCTGGTTTGTTCGCAAGATTTACTCTTCGGTGAAGATTGACTGA